Proteins encoded within one genomic window of Geotalea daltonii FRC-32:
- the cbiQ gene encoding cobalt ECF transporter T component CbiQ, protein MLSIDSALLDFKRLDLLAKGDTAIHRLDPRAKVLVTLAFVVTVVSFGKYELSAVFPFFIFPAVIIALADLPVGYIARKVAIICPFAVIVALFNPLFDRGTMMEFGPLTISGGWISFASVLIRSALTISAALILLCVTGFPSICRAMEKLGMPRAFAVQLLFLYRYIFVLAEEGSRVSRARELRANGKNGLGMKSFIPLLGHLLLRTWLRAERVHMAMLARGFEGNFNTRHQFTFGRRETAFLLCWSTSFFILRCENLSLLVGSLVTELFT, encoded by the coding sequence ATGCTCTCCATCGATAGTGCATTACTTGACTTCAAACGACTGGACTTGCTGGCAAAGGGGGATACGGCAATCCACCGCCTCGACCCGCGCGCCAAGGTGTTGGTTACCCTTGCCTTTGTCGTGACTGTGGTTTCTTTCGGCAAGTACGAACTTTCCGCAGTATTCCCTTTTTTCATTTTTCCGGCTGTAATTATTGCACTTGCCGACCTTCCCGTGGGCTACATTGCCAGAAAAGTAGCCATAATCTGCCCTTTTGCCGTCATTGTCGCCCTCTTCAATCCGCTGTTTGACCGGGGCACGATGATGGAGTTCGGGCCTCTGACCATAAGCGGTGGCTGGATTTCCTTCGCTTCGGTCTTAATACGATCTGCGCTTACCATAAGTGCGGCGCTAATCCTTCTGTGCGTCACCGGTTTTCCGTCCATCTGCCGGGCAATGGAGAAGCTTGGCATGCCGCGGGCCTTTGCTGTACAGCTGCTTTTCCTCTACAGGTATATTTTTGTCCTGGCAGAAGAGGGGAGCCGGGTGTCCCGGGCGCGGGAGCTGCGGGCCAATGGTAAAAATGGGTTGGGCATGAAAAGCTTTATTCCTCTTCTGGGTCATCTTCTTCTGAGGACCTGGCTGAGGGCAGAGAGGGTTCACATGGCAATGCTGGCCAGGGGCTTTGAAGGGAACTTCAATACCCGTCACCAATTCACCTTTGGCAGGAGGGAAACCGCCTTCCTCCTCTGCTGGTCTACCTCTTTCTTCATCCTGCGGTGCGAAAATCTGTCACTGCTTGTGGGATCGTTGGTGACGGAACTATTCACATGA
- a CDS encoding B12-binding domain-containing radical SAM protein: MTIKRVALITPPYHSGVVESAGTWLNVGLVYIAGALRAQGYEVDYYDAMSLWHKWPEIQERIEAFNPDVVATTAYTASIVHAVELVRLAKSVNPQVVTVIGNVHATFCYEELLSADHNVIDYVVRGEGEVTLPSLLNCLNAGEDPAAVPGLAFYSGGSVIATPKAPYIQDLDSLQAAWDLVEWPIYTYRAKNNARLAIVSSSRGCQQKCSFCSQQLFWAQTWRARSPENFIAELEMLNNKYGVEVAMLSDEIPTFDRDRWVRILDLMIERKVGVKLLMETRVDDILRDADIMDKYRKAGVEHIYVGVEAGSQETLDLFKKDTKVEQSKLAIDIINNADIVSETSFVLGMPEDTPESIAATIELAKHYNPDMAFFLAIAPWPYAELYPQLEKYVVTKDYRKYNLVEPVLKPINMSVDELEKELGKAAQKFYMHKFQNLDKIRGWKKDFMLAVLDIFINHSYLAGQIKAAMKEGKEMPPEVKALIKTVKGHKSPAMHQAIAPIP, encoded by the coding sequence ATGACTATAAAACGGGTGGCACTCATCACCCCCCCTTATCATTCAGGGGTTGTTGAGTCTGCAGGCACCTGGCTGAACGTGGGCCTTGTCTATATTGCCGGTGCCCTGCGGGCGCAGGGCTACGAAGTCGACTACTATGACGCCATGTCGTTGTGGCACAAATGGCCTGAGATCCAGGAACGGATCGAGGCATTCAACCCTGATGTGGTTGCAACAACTGCCTACACCGCTTCCATAGTTCATGCCGTCGAACTTGTTCGACTTGCCAAATCAGTGAATCCGCAGGTTGTTACGGTCATTGGCAATGTCCACGCTACCTTCTGCTATGAAGAATTATTGTCCGCAGATCATAACGTAATTGATTATGTGGTACGTGGCGAAGGGGAGGTGACACTGCCGTCCCTTCTGAATTGCCTCAATGCCGGTGAGGATCCTGCTGCCGTTCCCGGCTTGGCATTTTATTCCGGTGGCAGCGTCATTGCTACCCCGAAGGCTCCCTATATACAGGATCTGGACTCCCTTCAGGCGGCTTGGGACCTGGTGGAATGGCCTATTTATACCTATCGTGCCAAGAATAATGCCAGACTGGCTATCGTTTCCTCGTCGCGAGGTTGTCAGCAGAAATGTTCTTTCTGCTCCCAGCAGCTTTTCTGGGCCCAGACCTGGCGAGCCAGAAGTCCGGAGAATTTCATTGCCGAACTGGAGATGCTGAACAACAAATACGGCGTTGAAGTCGCAATGCTTTCCGACGAGATTCCCACCTTTGACAGGGATCGCTGGGTGCGGATCCTCGATCTGATGATCGAGCGCAAGGTGGGAGTCAAGCTTCTGATGGAAACCCGCGTCGATGATATTCTCCGCGATGCAGATATCATGGACAAGTATCGAAAGGCAGGGGTCGAGCATATCTATGTGGGGGTTGAGGCCGGCTCCCAGGAAACGTTGGATCTCTTCAAGAAGGATACGAAGGTAGAACAGTCAAAACTGGCAATCGACATCATCAATAATGCCGATATAGTTTCAGAGACCTCATTCGTCCTGGGCATGCCTGAAGACACCCCTGAATCCATTGCCGCCACCATAGAGCTGGCCAAGCATTACAATCCGGACATGGCTTTTTTCCTGGCCATCGCTCCCTGGCCCTATGCCGAACTCTATCCACAACTGGAAAAATATGTGGTAACCAAAGACTATCGCAAGTACAATCTGGTGGAACCGGTTCTCAAACCGATAAACATGTCCGTGGATGAACTGGAAAAGGAACTGGGCAAGGCGGCGCAGAAATTCTACATGCACAAGTTCCAGAATCTGGATAAGATCAGAGGGTGGAAGAAGGATTTCATGCTGGCGGTGCTGGACATCTTCATCAACCACTCCTATCTGGCAGGGCAGATCAAAGCAGCCATGAAGGAGGGAAAAGAGATGCCACCCGAGGTGAAGGCACTGATCAAGACGGTTAAGGGCCATAAGTCTCCTGCCATGCACCAAGCCATTGCACCGATTCCATAA